In Ignavibacteriales bacterium, the sequence TTAAAGTTGTTGCCTAACGGACGCAACTAAATTGTGGCGTTGATAAGTTTCGTAATTCACAAAACGAAACAGGTTCATGCCGAAAAATAAATTATTAAACATCAAAACCTCTATTAGCCTTGCGTAAAGTACCAACGTTCATTCGGTCAGTTTGTTGAACGTTTTGTGTGAAACCCCGCTCTTTTTGCGGGGAGCCGTGGGTCAGACGGCTACGGGATAATTATTTTTACTTCCATCCCTGAATGCTAAGATTGGCAAACGATTCCAAATAACCACATTTATCACAACAATAAGTTGTAATAGGATGACGACGTTTATTAATGAATTTGATTCCTGTCCACCATGATCGTTCAACTATTCCTTCTATCCAACAATTTACAGCTTGTCTTCCAGTAGGAAGTTCCATGGCGAATCCTTCAACCATTGAACCGCCACATTTACTACATTGAAATTGTTTGCTCATTGTACTTTCCTTTTTCAATTACGAAAATATTTGTAGCCGCCTAACGGATGGCAGCTAAGTCCGTCCCGATATTACATATCGGGACGCGATCGCGATCCCGCTTGGCGGGATCGGACTGCCGCGTTGATAACTTTCAAAATACACTAAACGAAACAAGTTCATGCTGAAAAGTTTATTATTAAACATCTAAACCTCTACACGCCATGCTTAACGTACTCGGCTGGCAACCGTCAGCTTGAGCGCCTGGTTAGGCGCCACACCACATTTTAATTATTCCTAAACCGAAATGGAATTGAAACCCAAACATCAACTGGAGTGCTATCTGCCTTTAACGCAGGTGTGAATTCCCATTGGATTGAGGCTTCCAAAGATGGCCTATTAAATATTTCATTATCTGTTTTAATCACAACAGCTCTTCGGACTGTTCCAACTGTAGTAACCCAACATTTGACAAATACATTACCCTCGATATTGTTGACTTTTGCATATTCAGGAACTTGAGGTTCTACTATTTTTGTGACAGTTGGTGCTTTAGCATATGGAACAAAATCGGGGGGTGGAATTGCACTACTTGAAGTATCACCAAGAACATATGGAGCTGGTTCTGGTTTGTTCTCGTCTGTGTTGGTCGGGCTTTGCGTGTTTTTTGAGCAACTCAAGGATAATAGAGCAACGAAGATCAGAATATTCAAATATTTATTTTTCATAGATGAATTATCCTTGTGGCGCCTAACGGATCGGCGCTAAGCTGCGGCGCTGATAAGTTTCAATATGCACTAAACGAAATGAGTTCATGCTGATAAAGAAATTATTAAGAACAAAACCTATGCTCGCCATGCTTAACGTACCCAGCTGGCAACCGTCAGCTTGAGCGCCTGGTTAGCCAGCAATTGTCAAATATATTTTTGCTCAATCAAATG encodes:
- a CDS encoding energy transducer TonB encodes the protein MKNKYLNILIFVALLSLSCSKNTQSPTNTDENKPEPAPYVLGDTSSSAIPPPDFVPYAKAPTVTKIVEPQVPEYAKVNNIEGNVFVKCWVTTVGTVRRAVVIKTDNEIFNRPSLEASIQWEFTPALKADSTPVDVWVSIPFRFRNN